Sequence from the Phragmites australis chromosome 6, lpPhrAust1.1, whole genome shotgun sequence genome:
AAGCCTGGTGCCAGATGATCGCGAGAAGGCCTGACTCATGGGAGTCCCCCGAGCGGAGATTCAGGAGCCGCGGCGATTCGCCGGCGGTCGAGAAATCGTCGCGGCTATGGATTTGCGGGGTGAccgaggagccgccgccggagCTGTGGGTGGGAGCTGGACCCAGCAGGAGAATTTTAGGTCGCTGACAAGTTGGCCCGCCGGAGTCATTTCCCTTTTTACAGTTTTACCCCTCTTTGTTCTGCCCTTTCacctctccgccgtcgccttCTCCGGCTCCTGCCTCGCCGGCGACGGAGGTTTCCGCCACTTCCTCCGCGGGCGTTGCCTCATACCGGCGGTGGCATCGGTTGGAGCCGTCTCAAGAGGCGGTGGAGGCAgagcgccgccgtcgtcgctgcCCTGCCGTTCCCGTACAGGCGCCACAGCATTGTGCTGCAATGCGGGATCAAACTGTGAGTGCCTTGGTTTGAATCCCTTCGGACTGCGTGTTGCGGTTCGGTTCTTTTGAACCTAAATGGCAGGTGCGTCTTGCATGTTGCATCATGCGCGAAATTGGAATTTCTGTTTCGTGTGTGAGATTGGGAATTTTTGTTTGCAAAGCCTCATTCTTTATGCTTAAAATCATTGTTGTGTGAAATATAGTGTTTGGTAGTTTGTTCACTGTACATGACTAGTGTAAATTACTGGAAGATGGATCCAAAATTTGATTTCTCAGAACTTGTTGCAGCTTCATAGGTTAAATGCTTATTGTGAGAATAATAGCATGTTCGACATATTCAACTACAAGTAACTGCGTCTTCGTTTCACACGTTATGCGAAAATAACATGAAATGACTATGATGGCTTAGCTTGTGCAAGATCGTCAGTACATGGCTGGTTGTCAAAACTAGGAAGCAGAATCACATACACTATCCGCAGAtctccaatattttcttttttgaaatcaAATCTGCATACCTCCAATAGATTGCGGCTGCTTTTTAGTGAGACTGTTCAACACTTATTCTGACTTCTATTTTGCCTCTTCTTTTTTCCTGGGAGATATTGCTCAAGAACACACTGAATTTCTCGCCTTCGGGTGTACACGGAAAACCTCAGCAGGAACGTAGGAGTTCCATAAGCAAGAAAAATATTCTTGTAAGAGTTGATATTTCATTTCCACTAAAATTCTTACATTCTAAACAGGCGATGTTTGAAATCTATTTATTACATAGATATTTTTTCTaatcaatactatatattaaagctccAAGAATTAAAGTGATTCTAGGGGTCCAAGGTCCGAGGCATTGTAGCTATTGTTCATGGCACTGTAGGTGCTGTTCATGTGgttcatatgtatgtatacatgtatatatacggatactgatacatatatgtgtatgtatgtatatgcatatccgtatatttacatgtataatatattttttttggaaattccagaaaaatagcaaaatgtataatagttatattgataaatcagttgAAAACCTGCAGCTTTAATAATGGGTGATTCATCACTATCATCATTAGAATCAAACTTTGCCACACGAAAAGAGTTTATATCTTTCTTGAAAGGTAATCCAACTTATTTATTCTTTGTATTATTATGAATTCTTTATTTCCATTACTGTGTACCATACCTATGTATAATCTCAAACTTACTACTTATAAACTTTATCTAAATTAGATATAACCTAAGTAGCataatttcaaaatattatctTCCAATATGCATTTCTATCTCAGCTTCAACAATTATTTTTCATGCAGAGCATGGGTTGGCGCAGGGTAGCTGATCCGTCTAGTTCTATCTGATGAACCATTGTAGTCAAATCAAGCATCTGACTCTGCGTAGCAAACCAGCATACGGACGCCACCACTTTGTGAGGACTAGATCATTAGCATTTTGACCTAATGCAGTGATACTCCTGTGACCTTTGTCTGTTAATGCCTGTCACTCACACCCTACGAACCAGAGAATAATTAGGCGAAGGAAAATTCAAAGATCAAAAAGGATCCTCATAGCATAGGGTCATGTGCACGAGCACCTGCCATGCAATGTATGAATAGGGCCAAGGAAAGTACTCTTATCAGATTGATACACAGCAATGGTGGGACAACTTGATAACACTCGTTGTCTATGAGCCTGCTAGATATTTACCTACTCAATGTTCTGTTCAGCTAGGATATTTCTACACTACCTAGAAGACTAGGAAACTTTGTGTTCATGTCATCTTTCACTTTTCCTGTCCAAATGGGGCATGTAGTACTTTTCTCGCACAAGATGTCAGATAGACAATTAATTATTGAAAAGTAACTGATTATCAGAGTTTCCTGTCCCTAACTGAATTGTCCAAGTGCTGGTTCGTAGGGTGTGAGTGACAGGCACCCCTTTTACGATGGAGGATTCTTGTCGGATTTTGGAGACATTATGTTGTTTCTTGCGAAACTCCGAGAAGGTCCCAAATAGTTGACACCAACAATTGCTCCTTGATATCGCCTCTTTCTGAATCTAAATCCACAAACTTGAATACCTGATGGTAAACAAGGATTGAGGACTGTCCCAACTGATGCAGTGAGTGTTATCACATGAAGGTAATGAGAGCGTTTCACTTTCAGTTATCAATCCTCAATCCTTGATATCCACATAAAGTGTGCAAACCTGTCCAGCTACCTTCCTACTGAGATGCACCCACTAACCCATCCTACACAGGCTGAAGCTGCCCAGCAAACCATCTCCAAACACTGAACCATCAACTTGCACGTCCAGATATGAAGCTTCTGGCTTTTTGCGCATCATTGTCAGAAAAGGGAGAGGCAGAAGTCAGGAGCAAAAATTGCACATCACACATCAAACGCCATGCAAAAGGGCAACAGGAGCAGTTGAAATCCTCTGGTTCCATAATTGGCCAGCTAGGGTTTGTACTGTTAATTATTTGTTCCTCTCACTGTTCATCAACCCTTATCTTGCAAGGTTAAACTGATGAGCAAAAGTCATGGTGCACTACAGATTAGTGCTTTGCAGTGGGACCCATTTCCAATACTAATCGTCCAATCAAAATATTTGCACTACAGATTAAAAAGTATATAGTATCAGTGCAatatattgttgaaattgctatagtatcatgCTGTGGTGCTTGATGCAGTAGCATCAGAAAGGCTCTGGAAGTAGGGCATTGCGATATAGCAGCTTGAAATTCGTTTCAGTAATTGCAAATTACCAACTCCACTCAGTTTTAAACCCGGTTTTGTGCCATGACGACAAGGATAATTTGGCACACTAGTAGTACACAATCAGGAAGTGTTAACTAGTAGCACACAATCAGCATAATTTCAGTCACCTTTAGTGGTTTGTGTATCGTTCGCTCATATTTTTCCTATGGGATAAACTGTGTCACTGGGGTACGTATCTAATTTTGCCGAGTGACCAAGAATATTTTAGGGTCTTGGTAGAGCCTATCAGCCTAAAAAATATCTCCTGTCATGCTTTCCACTAACTATTCTCCCATTTGATCCATTCATCGGTTGTGATAACTGATGCATGCCACCTGTGATTAAAAATAAAACCAGAGTGATATTACAAAATGAATACGTAAAGGATTCTCCCATTTGATTCATTCATGGGTGTCATATGAAGTTTCTGGGGTTAATAATTACCTTTGAGAAATGAGAAGGGAAGGAAGGGTAGAGCAGGTTCCGAAAGGTCCTGTTCTTTCTACGATGGATATATCTTTTCCATCTTTCTCTTCTTGACTAGACAGTTATCCATTTAACCTAAAATGTACCTAGACTTTTTGTGTTATTTCAAACCTTACATTCTGAAGGTTTCTGAAGGTGTTGAAACATTGCTTTGATGCAAACTAATCAAACAGAGAACTAGAGAGGAATTATAGCATAAATAACCTCACAacaaataaatgaacaatgAATTTGAATTGTACTGATATCTACATGTATTGGAAAAGTAGCTTCCATCTTTTTGCAACAATGATgtagaaaatgtatttttaaattcTACCAAATCAAATCTATCTTTTTAGATTTGACGGACTTATCCACAATTCATTAAGCTGACCAAATAGATGAGAAGAAACATACACAATGATAACTATATAAACCTCctctagaaaagaaaatagtTGTATAACCTAAAGGTGGCTAATTGGGCCGGGCCTAACGGGCTAGCCCGAGGCACGGGAAAAATGGCCCGGTCCAGGCATGGCACGGCACGAGAGTAAACGGGCTAGGCCAGCACAGCACAGTTAGGCGGGCTATGCCTGGGCCGAAGCCGCGGCACGtcaggccggcacggcacgacccatttaagtttttctatGTTTCTAAgatttatataatttatttatcccTAATACATAAAGAGGTGCTTAACAGGGTGGTAGAGTAGTTGTTTACCATGTATGAGATGGTGAGTTCGATCCTAACATTCAGTagttttttgatgttttttccGATTTTCACGTGTTAACAGACCGACAGGCCAAAAAATATCATTGGGCTTACCGTGCGGGTGGATTTTAAGCCTTATTTGAATAGAATATATTATTTCGTCAAAAACTGGCTGTCATGTAGTATAGTTTCAAGTTGGTTAAAAGGAAATTGTATCATGTCATGATTCTTGAACAACCTGACACATGTTTACAACTGTTGACTGGTGAGATGATGAATTGGTGAACTTGATAGTGTTTAAATTCATACCACAACAAAAATAGTGAAATATACTGGCCACTCAGGTATGATGGTCTCAACACGTTTTGTCAGAAACATAGCGTCAATACCGGCCTACATGGAATCTGCAGATACTTGCAAAGTTTATTCAATTCATACAGTGATTAGCAGACGGAAGTTTTGACTGTAATTCGCCAAGATCGCAGACATGAAATAGATTATGTGAATTTCTTGGCCACATTACAGTGCTGGAATTGGTGCGTTGGTCTTGTCCGTTCGATGCCCCGTCCAATGAGATTTGTCATTGTCGCTTGTGTCACCGTTGTCGTTGCGATATGTGCTTTACAATTTGTATGAAGGCGACCTGTGACTAGTCCATCATCAAACCCAATTTCAAAACGATATGAGAAGAACAATTCCATAACTTAGTTCTTTCTTCAGTTTGTGCTGTAGTACTGACGCTGGTTGCAGGTTGATATATTTGAGTAGTATTTAATTTGTATGGTTCACTTAGGTGATTTGACTCTTGCAAAACAACACAGATTTGTATAGCGATTGTACTTTTCTGATTTTTCTCGTGCAATCCTTTTACTGTTATTCGGTTGTAAAAGAATGATAAAAATTGTGACACGGATCTTTTCCTGGCCCGAATAGCTGTAATTGCTCCTATAACCCGTTAAGAATAACAGTTTATGCAattcaagtaaaaaaaaagtacataTTCTAATTCCTAGCAATCTTAGATCATGCAAGAAAAATGTGTATATGCAAACTGAATTAAGAGAACTAGATAAGGAAGCATTGGTAAAgataaaataatagtagatcAGGAAAAAAAACCATTGTATGTAAATAGTTGCTTGTGGACAATCTGTAATTGATAAACACCTTTTTAAATTTTCGCAGAAATGAAAATTCAGAACTCATGTAATTAGATTGACAAGATTACCTGAGATTTTCAACAAACCCTGGATTGGTAACTGCCTATGTGTCTGCCATATGATGCCTTTGATTCCTCTGATTCATTGATCAAATCCACTGCCACAGCTCTTCCGACGACTATCGAACAAGAGGATAACATCGGATGCTATTTGCCTCACCCTTTATAAATTGACAGGAGCAGCACAAGTTGAACACAAGAACACTGAGCATCTAGGTAGCTCCTCCCTTCCACACGTGCCAGCGTGGAAGCTTCTCCCATGGAGATTGCAGCCAGCTGCAATGGTGCACTAGAAGCCGGGCCTGTTGCACACTTAAGTTTACCTGTTCTGGTGCTCATATTTTTATTGTGTCTGTTCAGTGCGTTTCTGATATACTTCTATGCACCCTTCTGGAGTGTGAGGAGAGTCCCGGGGCCTCCAACCAGGTTCCCCCTGGGCCATCttcattttcttgcaaagaatgGACCGGACGTCTTTCGCGCCATCGCAAAGGAGTACGGTCCAATCTTCAGGTAATCCTTACAATCAAGTGCTACTTCATTTGTCATGCTGTGATGCATATATAGCATTTGAAGAATCTGCAGAGTTAGGAGTTGTAAGTAGTTGGTGCTAATGGAGACGAAGGCAAACATGCGTATGCAGGTTTCATATGGGAAGGCAGCCACTGGTGATCGTGGCCAGTGCCGAGCTGTGCAAGGAGGTTGGCATCAAGAAGTTCAAGGGCATCCGCAACCGGAGCACCCTGCCGCCGACCGTCGGCTCCCTGCACCAGGACGCCCTCTTCCTCACAAGGTGCTAGTGATTTCTGCTAACCAAATGAACTGAGAAGTAGTTAATACATGAGCTAGATGGAGATAGACCTGAATGTTCAGGAAGGCATGGAAAATTTTGTTGTCTGGAATTTGCATGAATTTTGCTGAGTGAGGCAGTGAGTCTGCATATAATGTCAGGGACTCGACGTGGTCGGCGATGAGGAACACGGTGGTCCCGCTCTACCAGCCGGCGCGGATCGCCAGGCTCATCCCGGTGATGCAGTCGTACGTCGACGCTCTGGTGGCCAACATCGCCGGCTGCCCGGACCAGGACTGCATCCCCTTCTGCCAGCTCTCGCTGCGGATGGCTATTGATATCATCGGCAAGACAGCCTTCGGCATCGATTTCGGCCTGTCGAAGAATGCCGTGGACGACGTAGGTGGCGAGACCGACGGTAGCGAGGGCGACGACGACGTCAGGGAGTTCCTGAAGGAGTACAAGCGGTCAATGGAGTTCATCAAGATGGACCTGTCGAGCTCGATGTCCACCATCCTCGGGCTCTTCCTTCCGTGCATCCAGACGCCGTGCAAGAAGCTGCTGCGACGGGTGCCCGGCACGGCAGACTACAAGATGGACGAGAACGAGCGCCGGCTGTGCCGCCGTATCGACGCGATCATCTCCGGCCGGCGCAGAGACCGGGGCGCGCGGCGCGACGACGGTGCCGCACCGTCCGCCCCACTGGACTTCATCGCGGCGCTGCTGGACGCGATGgagagtggcggcggcggcgtcaaGGAGTTCGCGCTGGAGGACAGGCACGTCCGCGCGCTGGCGTACGAGCACCTGATCGCCGGGACGAAGACGACGGCGTTCACGCTGTCGTCGGTGGTGTACCTGGTGTCGTGCCACCCGCGCGTGGAGGAGAAGCTGCTCCGGGAGGTAGACGGCTTCGCGCCGTCGTGTGGACGCGCGCCGGACGCGGACGAGCTCCACAACAGGTTCCCCTACCTCGACCAGGTCATCAAGGAGGCCATGAGGTTCCACCTCGTCTCGCCGCTCATCGCCAGGCAGACCTCGGAGCGAGTAGAGATCGGCGGCTATGTCCTCCCAAAGGTATGCAGGTATCACATTCGGGCTCGATGCCGAGCTCATCCAGTTTCATGCATCAACCAGTTCACGTGCAAGGAATGTAACGATGTGCATGCACCGGGGGGGCATGGCAGGGCACGTACGTGTGGCTGGCACCGGGGGTTCTGGCCCGGGACGCGGCACAGTTCCCGGACCCGGAGGAGTTCCGGCCGGAGCGGTTCGCGGCGGAGGGGGAGGAACAACGGGCGCGGCACCCGTACGCGCACATTCCCTTTGGCGTCGGGCCGAGGGCGTGCATCGGCCACAAGTTCGCGCTGCAGCAGGTGAAGCTCGCCGTCGTGCAGCTCTACCGCCAGTACGTGTTCCGGCACTCGCCGGCCATGGAGTCTCCCATCCAGTTCGACTTCGATCTCGTCCTCGCCTTCCGCCACGGCGTCAAGCTCAGGGCCATCAGGAGGGCGTGAGGCTACGACTTGGTCGAGCAACTGTCTGTTGCCTCGCGGCCTCTACGTGTGAAACTGCGTGCTTGATGGCGTCATGGCGTGTCTTCTTGTGTGTAAATCGTATTCGTATCAGGATCGTATAGCCCGAAATTGTATTATAGTAGCCAGCTAAAAGAAATTGCAATGTATTTGGCTGCTAGTAAAGGTATTGCACATACAATTTTCGTAGAGGAATGCATAACGAAGGTCTTGTGCACTATGTTGTCAGGGCCGGCCCCGAGGGGGTCGAGCGAAACCGAGGGGCCACTtttcatatatacatatatatatatacatatatatatatacacatatatatatacatacatacatatacatacatacatatatatatatatatatacctaccAGCATATCCGAATCTTAAAAATACAATATCTCTATAAACACAAATTCGATTTCTGATCCGTTTGAAGCATATTATTAGAAAAAAATGTGCTTAACAAAATGATATATATGAagactatattttgataaaGTTTTAGGATCGTAACAAAGTTACgtaatatagttacaatattGTAGATACTTCAATTACAGCATGTAGAATACTACAGTTACAACATAGTAAACTGCATTGTTGAGTATCAACTGTATTGTTTGATCAGGAAATGTAGATACTCTGGTTACAACATGATGAACACTACAGTTACAACATGTCTAACAGTAcaattgcaacatggtcaaacagtacagttgcaacatgaaaaaataaaaatcaaataaattgcatcatgcaactAAGAGCAGTTACAACATGTCTAACACTGTAGTTACAATATGCATATCAAAATTACATGATCAAGTAGTAGAgatgcaacataaaaaaaaaattaatatattgTAATACAATtacaacatgaaaaataaaatcaaaatcaattgcatcatgcaactaacattgcagttacaacatgatTGCATTTACAACATGATCAATCAAtacagttgcaacatgaaaaaataaaataaaattaattgcATCATGCTACTAACACTGCATAATATATTGTAACACTACAGTTACAACATACTGAACATTGCAGTTACAATATATCAGTGCAGCGTTTGTGCTATGATGCTGACACCTGTGAGCAGATAGCTCTAAAACCATACTATAACTGCAAGCTACCTGCTGCATGTACTAACGAGTAACTAGAGCTACACGCAGCAAGTTATATATAAGCATACAGATACAGCTGATCGAGtgagtatctctacctagctagcaTGTATTAATATAAACATACATACGTATACTCCGATCTTTCACTATTTTATTCCCGTGAGCATTTACAAAAATTTTATTCCTGCAAGTATTTACAATAAGCTAGAATAATCTGGAATACATCTGATCATCAACTAGAAAAACCTAAAATACATCCGATCAGACGCATTTCAAGTTATTCCAGCTTACCGTAACAAACACATTTTAAGTTATTCCAACTTATTATAAATACTCACAGACTCtactaaaatattatttttacaattgatatataaatattttaatatttatgtttaatAGGATCCTATTTTTAGTTTTGCTCCAGAGTCCTGAAATCTCAGGGCCAGCCCTGTATGTTGTGACATGCAAGTTGTGACATGCAAGCATGAATTTGGCCCGTTTCTACTCATGAAACAGGCACTTCGGTCCGCGAGAGCCGAAGCAAAACAGCGAGCCCTTTCTCGCAAGTTGACAGCGAGTTCAGTTCACTGGTATCAAAATGTCACACACGCGGAAATCCAAAAGCAATTACTTTCAAAGTTGAGATCTGCACAATTTTACAGATAGGGTTCGGGAAGGCCAATACATGGCCTACAGTAAACCTTCCTGGTTTTTGTTGTTTACAAAATGTGATTCTTGAACAAGCTACTatttttgtataaaaaaaatgaaagaacgAATACCACCTCACCTCCTCACCCTACATGTGGAGAAACTGATGTAGAAAAGGTTAAGGTTACAAAAGAACACTTTACTTCTAGAGCGGGTGCATGAAACTACATGCGCGTGTTATACAGAGAATCACCtgccaaagaaaaggaaatatcAAGGTTATAAAAATCCGAGGCTAAAAACGATAAGAAGCTAAAGTGATATACCATAAAATGTGCTTGCAGCCACATGGAAATGATCTATTCACAGCAGTGCCAAACAAAGTGTACATAAGGTGGTGATTCCACAAAGCTTTGTGCTGCTACAACATGCATGCAAAGTCATGGACAAATGAAAGTTAGCAACTATAGACTTACAGAGCAGAACGGGTACAAGCTTAGGTCCTTGCTTGCCTTAAAGGAACTAGCGTAGCTCATCATGAAACCCATAATCATCTTCTGTGAATAAAGCACTGTAAAATACATAGGGGTTCTCAATCATCTCTTTCATACTCAAATGTCCATCTTTGTTCGTGTCAGCCTACATTGGAGAAAAGGATTATTAAATAGAAGTCACcaagtctttcttgagaaacGTACTATACTATAAAATGTCTCTTTCAACTTAATTGAAGCTGAAAAAAAACTACAATAAATAAGTCCAAGCTGCTGCTCCAACACCTGAAAAAATTAAGCCCAGAAACCACATTACATACTTCTGACATCCTCGAAATAAAACAAGATGCAGCCTGCTGTACCTGCGATATTACATAGTCAGCTTGTTGCTTGGCATAGAAGTGTTCTGATGGATGGAGATTTCCAATTATAGGCTTTAGCTCATCCGCTGACAAGAGCCTTCAAAATGGGGAAAAAACTCAGACATCAGTCTGACAAATTCTTTCTTCATTGCATGCAAACAAGTTAATACACTAAAAGTTTTAATATTTACCCATCATTATCTAGATCAAGCTgcgaaaatgattttttaacaGGTGCATCAGAGCCATTGGAGTCATCTGTTGAAGCTTCGTCATCATAATGTCGAATCGAGTAAAATAATCCACTGAAGAACTCTTGGAAATTGAGCTTTCCATCATTGTCTTTATCTCTTTCCCTAAATAGTCAATAAAAATtgatctttaaatgttgatctCGGTAAAATGTCCAGCTGTGTGTGAAGCTCAAATAGATATGTGATTCTGGCAGGGTTCCTAAAACCATTTCAACCAGGATAACCAGTTTGGTACCAGCTGATATGCTATTGTAAATAATTAGGACAATACACAACCCAGGCATAAAGTAGCTGGTTTTGATAGGATTTCAGTGTAGCATGGTGAACTTTATGATTGTTCAAACAACAAAATCAACCATATCTTCAGAATCATTATACTTATTGCATTTACAAACTAAATCCAAACAGAATCAACCATATCTTCCATTAAAGCCCCAGAGTCTAGTTTCTAAACCCTTGTCTCACTATCGAAAAATTCCAAATAATGATTTGTGACATTAGAATGCAGCTGTTTGACATAGCAGATAAATCAAATACAAGATTGTCATAATATCAAATAAAAACATCACAAATATGTAGCCAGAATCTGCTCCGGCTGTAATCAACTAACCAGTAAGAccatccccaaccatattcccttcatttcgttctcttcccgattcccttccccattCTCATTCCCTtcattttctctcatctctaacaacttcccttcgaggggaatcgtgaagagaaaggagagagaatcccgtcctgaagggaatgatcttgggaatcccgtcgtgaagggaacagtgaagggaaaccgttggagcgctgaagggaacaaaaatcccttcacgacggaatTTTGGTCCCCGAAGGGAATCCGTTGGGGCTGGCCTAACCACGTGCAAGCCTATCTCCGTATGTAGCATCAACATTGCAATACTACAAATTAGAATATTAAAATAGTCTatgaaaattaaaatattaattcaTTGATTATAAGCACCGTGCAGAATGTGGTCAGATCTGAAGTTCCTTGTACAGACCTAGAATAGCACAGGAAGTGATTTGTCACTGATGCAACAGGCTCCAAGCAAAATGAACAAACTCAATCACCGTTCACTAGCCTATATTTTCTGCATGCCTAATATTACCAAATTAGTGCTAACCCTAACATAAACTACTAGCCAATCACCATTTATTCCAAAGACCTGCTGTAGTTAGCTAGTCAGTTCCTGTGCCAAACATAACTTACAACCTTGGAATGCACTACTGTAGCAACCGGCAAGTATCAAATAAACAATCTTCTTTTATTTATATCTATTTTCTACTTCTATAATCCTGGTAAGAAAATGTCAATTTTCGATTTTTGAAGAaatcagggggggggggatctttTTCATCTTCATTATTCTTGTGCAAAACTGAAATATTACTAAGATGATGCAAAATGATGCTGATGACTGAAACCTGAATTGTAAACATGCAAGGAAAAAGTTTGGAGGGAAAATTTGCACCTGACTTCTTCTTTGCACAACCAATGTATTAGCTTAGGATTGATAGTGTCAGCTGGATGTAAGAAGCTGCACACAGTAAATCGAAGTAAATACTAAATGCTAGGTAAAACGAGAAAGTACAAGAGGCTCAAAGAAAGGTGGTCAGAGAGGAAGTAATACTCATTAAACTCAGTGAGATTTAGAAAGCCGTCACTGTCCATATCTGATGCATTGAAGTGCTCTTCCTTCCACCATCCCACCCCATCATTAGTTGAGTTATGATCTGGACATAGACGGGGCTTAGTGCTCAAATTGTTAAGGCAAGTATGTGATAATTTAGTTGCGGCAAATCATGGTCTCTACTCTCTTGAAGTCCGTCCACCATCCCACCCAATTGGTTGACTTATGATCTGGACGTACATGAGACTATTTTCTATGACCTCAGCAGGTGGCCAAGCACGTATGTATGTTTTTCATCccatgtaatatatatatatatatacttaattGGTTAATCAACAACAGAAGTTCAGAACTATTCAGTATATATCTGCATGTGAATCTTTGTCCAACAAGTACGAAAAAACGGAAATTGAACCCTTACTGATTGACTCAGGAAACACAATGAAAATGTGCATATCTGATCTATTGAAAATGCATCCGAACAATTGTTTGGTGTGATACAAAAATGCTTCAGAACACCAACTTCATAACAATATCTCTTGCCGC
This genomic interval carries:
- the LOC133920646 gene encoding cytochrome P450 711A1-like; the encoded protein is MEIAASCNGALEAGPVAHLSLPVLVLIFLLCLFSAFLIYFYAPFWSVRRVPGPPTRFPLGHLHFLAKNGPDVFRAIAKEYGPIFRFHMGRQPLVIVASAELCKEVGIKKFKGIRNRSTLPPTVGSLHQDALFLTRDSTWSAMRNTVVPLYQPARIARLIPVMQSYVDALVANIAGCPDQDCIPFCQLSLRMAIDIIGKTAFGIDFGLSKNAVDDVGGETDGSEGDDDVREFLKEYKRSMEFIKMDLSSSMSTILGLFLPCIQTPCKKLLRRVPGTADYKMDENERRLCRRIDAIISGRRRDRGARRDDGAAPSAPLDFIAALLDAMESGGGGVKEFALEDRHVRALAYEHLIAGTKTTAFTLSSVVYLVSCHPRVEEKLLREVDGFAPSCGRAPDADELHNRFPYLDQVIKEAMRFHLVSPLIARQTSERVEIGGYVLPKGTYVWLAPGVLARDAAQFPDPEEFRPERFAAEGEEQRARHPYAHIPFGVGPRACIGHKFALQQVKLAVVQLYRQYVFRHSPAMESPIQFDFDLVLAFRHGVKLRAIRRA